Within the Anaerotignum faecicola genome, the region CCGCCCGTCCGGGACGCATTGCTTCCGGGAGCGCGACGTTTTCCTCAAAGACACCGCGCCCCACAACACATGGCGTTTCTACATGGAGCAGACGAGCGACCGCGTCCTTGCCTATGCAATCGAGCTAACGGGGACGGAGCGCGGGAAAATCAAGGGCAATCTGTACGAACTGGACTACGCTAAACATTATGAGCGCGTCAAGGAAAAGGAGCTGCCCGCCGATACGGTGAAGCTGATTTATGAGCATGGGGAACGGGAGATACCCGCCGGACAGTTTTTCAACGGCAATCCCGATTATGAGCTTGGAAAGTTTGAACGCTTTGAAGCCGTACCCAACGACCCGGACGCGCTGCAATCGCTCTTACAGGAAGAACGGCGCAGCCGGGAGCAGCTTCCGCCGGGGGATTTCAAGGCGCATATCGCCGCATTGCGGGACGGGCTGATTGAAACGGAAGCGCGGCGCATTGTACGGGAAATGAAGCGGCACGACACGCCGAACAGCCCCAACAAGACCCATTTCATGGTAGAGCTTTCCCCGGCGTTCATGCAGCTTGCAGCCACAAAGGACACTGACCGCCTTTTCTCCATGCTGCCCTACAAGACCCTTGCCTTTTCCAAAATCGAGGGCAGACATGGGACGTATGCGCTGATTGACAAGGGGGAGAACCGGGACAGGAAGATAAGGAAGCCCCGCCCCTCTATCCGGGCGCAGCTTAAAGCAGACAAGGCAAAGACCGCCCCGAAAAAGGCGGCGGCAAAAACAAAAAATCACGATATGGAGGTATGAGCATGATTAGACTGACTGTTGAAGAAACAAACCTTTTGAGCATTTACAACGAGGGCGGCAAGCGGGCTTTGATTGAGAATGTCAACGCCGCGCTGCCCTACATGGACGCGGATATGCGGGAGCTTGCAAAGCGCACCCTTTCCAAAGTGGACGCTTTGACCGAAGCGGAATTTGCAGAGCTTCCCATTTACGCCGCTGATGAAGTATGAACGGGGTTAAGCGGCTGACGCCGCCCCAGAGCCGGAAAGTCAACGCCCTTGTGCGCCGGACGTGCTGCAATTATGATAACGGGAACTGTATCTTACTGGACGACGGGGACGAGTGCGTTTGTCCGCAGCTCATTTCCTATTCGCTTCTCTGCAAGTGGTTCCGGGCTGCGGTGCTTCCCGCCGACAGGCTACTCTATGCGGAGCTTTACCAGACAGGGGACAAGAAGAAGTGTACCGAGTGCGGCGCGTTCTTTGCGTCAACCTCTAACAGTGTCAAATACTGCCCCGTCTGCCGGAAGCGTATCACCCGCAGACAAGCTGCCGAGCGCATGAGGAAAAGACGCACCCCTGTTACGCAGTAGGTGCGGAAAATCCCTTGATTTACAGGGCTTTCCGGGCGTGAAAATCGGATAGGCGATACTTTATACCTTTACCCCCGAAAATGGCGTTCTACTGCGTAACATTCACGAAAACAGCACCCATAAAAAGACAGGGCGCGGAAGTCATATACTGGCTTCCGCGCCCTGTTCTTTTTTTGCCTATCTGACATTTCCCTTTTCCATTTCTTCAAGCGGGAACTGCGGGAGGGCTTCTATCAGCTTCTTTGTGATAGACTGGCGCATATCTTCGTTGATTTCCTGTTTCGTGCTTCCGTCTGGCTGTCTGACCGCTACCGTCGATAGCCTGTCGATTTCGTCCTTGTAGCAATCCACGACTTTCTCCACCGCCCATTTCTCCCCGGCAACGGCGGCGCGTATGGTTTCATATTCCGGCATTTTCTGGTTTTCCATGCTCAACGCTCCTCTGCTTTTTGATAGCCCTATCATAGCACAGCGGCGGGGATTTTGCTATCCTTATCCGCGTTCTGTTTCCTTTTCCCGTTCCGGCTGTCTGTCTGCCTGTAAAATGCTGTCAATGTTCTGCTTGATAATATCATATTCCCGGACTTTCTTTTTCAATTTTCCATAGTCGGCGTAAAGGGCTTCTTTCTGCGCTTGGAGGGCTTCATACTCCGATTGCAGCGCGGCGAGGTTCGGGAGCTTCGCAATGCCCGCCGCTTTCAGTGACCTTACGGCGGCTTCATGGAGGATAATTGCCTGTTCCTGTCCGGCGCGGTACTTCTCCCTGTTCCTTGCCTTGCGGTATGCGTCATAGACAGGCTTTGTCTTTTGATAGGTGGAAACATTCTTGATAAGCACCGCCATTTCCGCAAGCCGCTTTTCGGCGTTCTTCAATGCGTCTGCCGCCTGTCCGCTTTCCGCTGCCATTTCCTCAATCCGGCTGAC harbors:
- a CDS encoding cysteine-rich VLP domain-containing protein; protein product: MNGVKRLTPPQSRKVNALVRRTCCNYDNGNCILLDDGDECVCPQLISYSLLCKWFRAAVLPADRLLYAELYQTGDKKKCTECGAFFASTSNSVKYCPVCRKRITRRQAAERMRKRRTPVTQ
- a CDS encoding helix-turn-helix domain-containing protein, which codes for MENQKMPEYETIRAAVAGEKWAVEKVVDCYKDEIDRLSTVAVRQPDGSTKQEINEDMRQSITKKLIEALPQFPLEEMEKGNVR
- a CDS encoding transposon-transfer assisting family protein, with translation MSMIRLTVEETNLLSIYNEGGKRALIENVNAALPYMDADMRELAKRTLSKVDALTEAEFAELPIYAADEV